A DNA window from Camelina sativa cultivar DH55 chromosome 17, Cs, whole genome shotgun sequence contains the following coding sequences:
- the LOC109129941 gene encoding uncharacterized protein LOC109129941 has translation MDVNNAFLQGELEDEVYMRPPLGLEDTIGLGKVLKLNKAIYVFDIKDLGELKYFLGIEVYRSDEGLFLSQRKYALDLLSETSKLGSKAVTTPLEENYKAGGQGELNTAPFKDVSLYRRLVGKLIYLTITRPDIFFAMNQASQQMKNPTVHHWNMVTRILKYIKGSPGQGIWMGRNKNTELVAYCDDNYAGDRGDRRSTTGYCTFLGGNLVTWKSKKQNVVLLSSAKSEYRAMRKLTTELMWLKALLKDLGIESTKPITMHCDNEAAIHIATNSVFHERTKHIEVDCHKVREQIKLGVVLPCHTESKEELADILTKEGSSQVCEYIHSKLGPMDLTRP, from the exons ATGGATGTTAACAACGCCTTCTTGCAAGGAGAGCTTGAAGACGAAGTATATATGCGGCCACCACTGGGCTTAGAAGACACCATTGGTCTGGGAAAGGTcttaaaactcaacaaagcGATCTATG TCTTTGACATAAAAGATCTTGGAGAATTGAAATATTTCCTTGGGATAGAAGTATATAGATCGGATGAAGGATTATTCTTGTCACAAAGGAAATATGCGCTTGACTTGTTGAGTGAGACAAGTAAATTAGGATCAAAGGCAGTGACAACACCTCTTGAAGAAAACTACAAGGCTGGAGGACAGGGGGAGCTCAATACAGCTCCATTCAAGGATGTTAGCCTCTACCGACGCCTAGTAGGTAAGCTTATCTACTTAACCATCACACGGCCTGACATTTTCTTTGCTATGAACCAGGCGAGCCAGCAAATGAAGAATCCGACGGTCCATCACTGGAACATGGTGACCCGAATCCTTAAATACATCAAAGGCTCGCCgggacaaggcatttggatggggcGCAACAAGAACACCGAACTAGTAGCCTATTGCGATGATAACTATGCCGGAGATCGTGGAGACCGCCGCTCTACCACTGGCTACTGCACGTTTCTTGGAGGGAACTTGGTCACTTGGAAGAGCAAGAAGCAAAATGTCGTATTGCTTTCAAGTGCCAAATCCGAATATAGAGCTATGAGGAAACTTACAACGGAACTGATGTGGCTCAAGGCtcttctcaaggatcttggaaTTGAGTCAACAAAGCcaatcacaatgcattgtgataatgaaGCTGCCATTCATATTGCAACCAATTCGgtgtttcatgagagaaccaagCATATTGAAGTGGATTGTCATAAAGTTCGAGAGCAAATCAAGCTTGGAGTTGTCCTACCGTGTCATACTGAAAGCAAGGAAGAGCTTGCTGACATTCTCACCAAAGAAGGAAGTTCACAAGTGTGTGAATACATTCACTCGAAACTTGGTCCCATGGACCTCACTCGTCCATGA